A genomic stretch from candidate division TA06 bacterium includes:
- a CDS encoding T9SS type A sorting domain-containing protein — MKFRGLTLLFAVSLTVLFAFHAEGFRSEKTPDHYTAPGESRYVTIGGRTPVPEKWKEFTSKYDVEWTLRWDTVRDIPHRALLSGLKITATVDQTNIEEACRSFLRANESLFGIKESNLAVSRKTLRGKWYVIFDQKYEGVPVYGGRVHFRVAENGNLLLFGSECFPHVDVNASPSVSEQAAVRTAKESVDFKEETDELVETKLLVYPDESVMPHRYHLAWTTRMRTKSPPGNWLVFVDAHSNEVIHSENQIKFDAVSGTVTGFMLPEFYDETPVEMPYAHETVTVPSIGQDNTDLIGDYSIEVGPAGLYPIQSQLSGLYVRVMYEDGPEALHSDSALTSSPHDWAWTAPGDGLMDEINMYYHVVFIHDWIKGAPFYFNGMDYQMIAEVRYGTNYDNAFYDGRDIHFGEGSNAPGGFRNLALFSDVIYHEYTHGIIDHIYSFGSGQQFAAMHEGFADYGACTNNDDPYLGDGGLVFNGGYLRNLDNNRRYPEDFIGQSHNDGLIIGGAMWDLRTYEGRTLTDSLWVYALYGEAILFEDYLIEVLIADDDNDNLGDGTPHACVIYLAFDKHGIGPGPATVDHTPLPDTEDTLNPYQILAEIVPTIPFQDTIWLLYTIAPDTNYTQMAMDSTGNPDEYEAFIPAQPAGTVVNYYMSLLCMTSPIGAPDDSVYSFYVGSDTVAPTIVHDPLMDMPLSAWPATAIVEVTDNLGLESVTLEYKRNGLDEVPIPMQRLASTDLYFAQFASGADTSDIFDYRIVAVDSSGGSNTSYEPPDQSYHTFEVCAGFYDDMESGQGDWVHQQGSGGYVDEWHMSQFRNYNPLDSTSWKCGGPNGSNYDDLNHSVLITPSIDLELGSVLGFWHRMDAENRNATRAWDGGFVEISTDGGSNWTQITPQGGYQYTIIDNLDSPFPAGTPCFSGSHDWRYETFDIGTYSGTVLFRFNFGSDKYVTEEGWYIDEATVYFCPEVGAEESAYLRRIPLFYGMSEAYPNPFSETSSLRLELPARSKVELKIYNSAGQLVRTLKNGIENAGYQVVEWDGRDSKQNAVPNGIYFYSLRCSRSGRTVFDRTSKTILLKR; from the coding sequence ATGAAATTTCGCGGTCTCACCTTGTTGTTTGCAGTATCTTTGACCGTATTGTTCGCCTTTCACGCTGAAGGCTTTAGAAGCGAAAAGACTCCCGACCATTACACAGCCCCAGGGGAGTCGCGCTACGTCACTATTGGCGGTAGAACGCCCGTACCAGAGAAATGGAAGGAGTTCACCTCAAAGTATGATGTCGAATGGACACTGCGCTGGGACACCGTAAGGGACATACCACACAGAGCGCTCCTTTCAGGTCTGAAAATCACGGCAACGGTTGACCAAACAAATATCGAAGAGGCTTGCCGCTCCTTTTTGAGAGCAAACGAGAGTCTATTTGGCATCAAGGAAAGCAATCTCGCTGTCTCCAGAAAGACGCTCAGAGGAAAGTGGTACGTCATTTTTGATCAGAAATACGAAGGTGTCCCTGTCTACGGGGGCAGGGTGCACTTCAGAGTTGCAGAAAACGGCAACCTTCTCTTGTTCGGCTCGGAATGCTTTCCACATGTTGATGTGAATGCCAGTCCATCAGTATCTGAGCAGGCTGCCGTAAGGACTGCCAAAGAGAGCGTCGATTTCAAAGAGGAAACTGATGAACTGGTTGAAACCAAACTCCTTGTATATCCAGATGAGTCTGTGATGCCTCATCGTTACCATCTGGCATGGACTACCAGAATGAGAACTAAGTCGCCTCCGGGTAACTGGCTTGTCTTTGTGGATGCACACTCCAACGAGGTGATACACTCTGAGAATCAAATCAAATTCGACGCCGTCTCAGGCACAGTTACCGGTTTTATGCTCCCGGAATTCTACGATGAGACTCCTGTTGAGATGCCCTACGCCCATGAGACGGTCACAGTACCCAGCATAGGGCAGGACAACACCGACCTCATAGGTGACTATTCCATTGAAGTCGGTCCAGCGGGGCTATATCCCATTCAGTCACAGTTGTCCGGTCTTTACGTGAGAGTGATGTATGAGGACGGGCCTGAGGCACTCCATTCTGACAGCGCCTTGACATCTTCTCCGCACGATTGGGCGTGGACGGCGCCGGGCGATGGGTTAATGGACGAGATAAACATGTATTATCATGTGGTATTCATACACGATTGGATTAAGGGTGCACCTTTCTATTTCAATGGTATGGACTATCAGATGATTGCTGAAGTAAGATACGGCACAAACTATGACAACGCCTTCTATGACGGAAGAGACATCCACTTCGGAGAAGGGAGCAACGCCCCCGGAGGGTTCAGGAATCTCGCCCTTTTCAGCGACGTAATCTATCACGAATACACTCACGGAATAATCGACCACATTTACAGTTTTGGAAGCGGTCAGCAGTTTGCCGCAATGCACGAGGGTTTCGCGGACTACGGCGCCTGCACCAACAATGATGACCCATATCTGGGTGACGGAGGACTCGTCTTCAACGGAGGCTACCTTCGAAATCTCGACAATAACAGAAGATACCCCGAGGATTTCATCGGCCAATCTCACAACGATGGTTTGATCATCGGCGGAGCAATGTGGGACCTGAGAACGTACGAAGGTCGTACCCTCACAGACAGCTTGTGGGTATATGCCCTGTACGGTGAAGCCATCCTGTTTGAAGATTACCTTATCGAGGTCCTCATAGCAGATGACGACAACGATAATCTCGGGGACGGCACTCCACATGCCTGCGTCATCTATCTGGCCTTTGATAAGCACGGCATCGGGCCAGGACCGGCAACCGTAGACCATACTCCTCTGCCGGACACTGAAGATACTCTTAACCCTTACCAGATCCTGGCTGAGATTGTGCCGACTATTCCTTTCCAGGATACGATATGGCTTCTCTACACCATCGCACCGGATACGAATTACACGCAGATGGCCATGGACAGTACGGGGAATCCTGACGAATACGAGGCGTTCATACCTGCGCAGCCAGCAGGAACCGTAGTCAATTATTATATGTCGCTCCTTTGTATGACATCACCCATCGGTGCGCCTGACGACAGTGTATATTCATTCTACGTGGGTAGCGACACCGTGGCCCCGACAATAGTCCATGATCCTCTTATGGACATGCCCCTGAGTGCATGGCCGGCCACTGCCATTGTAGAAGTGACAGACAACCTGGGTCTTGAATCGGTCACTCTTGAATACAAGCGAAACGGGCTGGACGAGGTTCCGATCCCCATGCAGCGGCTCGCGAGTACTGATCTCTATTTTGCGCAGTTCGCTTCTGGAGCGGACACGTCTGACATCTTTGATTATCGAATTGTGGCCGTGGATTCCTCCGGAGGCTCCAATACCAGCTATGAACCTCCGGATCAGTCTTATCACACCTTCGAGGTGTGCGCAGGTTTCTATGACGACATGGAGAGTGGACAGGGCGACTGGGTACACCAGCAGGGCAGCGGTGGATATGTCGATGAGTGGCACATGTCACAGTTCAGAAACTATAATCCTTTGGACTCCACATCCTGGAAATGCGGCGGACCGAACGGTAGCAACTATGACGACCTCAACCATTCCGTGCTCATCACACCCTCTATCGACCTTGAGCTGGGGTCAGTGTTAGGTTTCTGGCACCGGATGGATGCGGAGAATCGTAATGCCACACGCGCATGGGATGGAGGATTTGTCGAGATATCGACTGATGGCGGAAGCAACTGGACTCAGATCACTCCACAGGGAGGATACCAGTACACCATAATCGACAATCTCGACAGTCCTTTTCCTGCCGGGACACCCTGTTTCTCAGGATCACACGATTGGCGGTACGAGACTTTTGATATCGGCACATATTCCGGGACGGTCCTATTCAGATTCAATTTCGGTTCAGACAAGTATGTCACCGAGGAAGGCTGGTACATAGATGAGGCAACAGTCTATTTCTGTCCCGAGGTGGGTGCGGAAGAGTCAGCGTATCTGCGAAGGATACCGCTCTTCTACGGTATGTCTGAAGCGTATCCGAACCCATTCTCAGAGACGTCTTCCTTGAGACTCGAACTGCCTGCCAGGAGCAAGGTTGAGCTCAAGATCTATAACTCTGCAGGACAACTTGTGAGAACTCTGAAAAACGGCATAGAGAACGCAGGATACCAGGTCGTAGAGTGGGACGGACGCGACTCCAAGCAGAATGCTGTACCGAATGGGATATACTTCTATAGTCTCAGGTGCTCAAGATCTGGCAGAACCGTTTTTGACAGGACTTCAAAGACTATTCTCTTGAAGAGGTAA
- a CDS encoding MBL fold metallo-hydrolase, which produces MVIVPLAFDSMGARGSSCLVEVGGKKILIDPGVNLGPKRHKLPPHPLEEERKKSLWGRIKLSGEEADIIVLTHYHYDHLNPEGYDVFYNKTIFLKHPEKNLNYNQMRRASLLLEDIKNKVQEIVFADGVTINMQDVTISFSQAVPHGMDTRRGCVIQVFIEGGSGSFLFTSDIEGANLNEQIDFIIEKNPDILLIDGPAITFPECRSHRISEIVEKTDIKKIVIDHHIMRETNWKEYIEDAYMVAREKGVEILSAAEFKGEEEDLLEARRVELYEKYPI; this is translated from the coding sequence ATGGTGATTGTACCGCTCGCATTTGATTCGATGGGAGCAAGGGGGTCGTCATGCCTTGTAGAGGTTGGTGGGAAGAAGATTCTTATCGATCCAGGGGTAAATCTTGGTCCAAAAAGACATAAACTTCCTCCTCATCCTCTGGAAGAGGAGAGGAAAAAATCACTCTGGGGACGAATCAAATTGAGTGGAGAAGAAGCTGACATCATCGTTCTTACACACTACCATTATGACCACCTTAACCCTGAAGGGTATGATGTCTTCTATAACAAAACGATCTTCCTGAAACATCCTGAAAAGAATCTAAATTACAATCAAATGAGGCGTGCCTCTCTCCTTTTGGAAGATATTAAGAACAAAGTGCAAGAGATCGTTTTCGCGGATGGGGTAACTATAAATATGCAAGACGTGACCATTTCTTTTTCTCAGGCTGTTCCTCATGGGATGGATACGAGAAGAGGATGTGTTATTCAAGTATTCATTGAAGGAGGTTCGGGAAGTTTTTTATTCACCTCTGATATTGAAGGCGCAAACCTTAATGAGCAGATTGATTTCATAATCGAAAAAAATCCAGACATCCTATTGATAGATGGACCGGCAATAACCTTCCCAGAGTGTCGCTCTCACAGGATTTCTGAAATAGTAGAAAAAACAGATATAAAAAAGATTGTGATTGACCACCACATTATGAGAGAAACTAATTGGAAGGAATATATTGAAGATGCGTATATGGTTGCAAGAGAGAAGGGAGTGGAGATTCTTTCTGCAGCAGAATTCAAAGGAGAAGAAGAAGACCTGCTCGAAGCAAGAAGAGTGGAATTGTATGAAAAGTATCCAATATGA
- the dinB gene encoding DNA polymerase IV, with protein MRKIIHIDMDAFFASIETVSNPGLKGKPIIVCGNPEGRTAVASASYEARKFGVKAGMGLPEALRLCPRAILVEGTPSKYITTSLKLLKTLSKYSDLLEIFSIDEAFLDVTNTEHLFGGARTISKEIKEYVVNNFSVTCSIGIAPNKLLAKLASGFSKPDGLSEIQPENVSQTLENIPVQELCGIGEKTREVLSRLGIKTCGELGRFDVRKLEKGFGKGGRIFRDMGLGIDNSSVHPYYYESETKSFGHTMTLQEDTRDLSLILRHLLQLSEQVGRRLRKENYAGKTITVVIRYENFETLTRQKTFDLHFDEGLPIYRAAKSIFLREFDRKRLLRLIGVSVSNLVKGKKQEELFKKQRNETLIRTLDDINDKYGEFAVTRGSILYTGRKQSIVPFGLIKQKGA; from the coding sequence ATGAGAAAGATTATTCACATAGACATGGATGCTTTTTTTGCTTCCATTGAAACAGTGAGCAATCCCGGCCTCAAAGGTAAACCAATAATAGTATGCGGGAATCCAGAAGGTAGAACTGCAGTTGCATCGGCCTCCTATGAAGCCAGGAAATTCGGGGTGAAAGCGGGGATGGGGCTTCCGGAGGCTCTCAGGCTTTGTCCCAGGGCAATTCTTGTCGAAGGAACCCCCTCAAAATATATTACTACATCATTAAAGCTATTAAAGACGCTCAGCAAGTATTCGGATCTTCTGGAAATATTTTCGATCGATGAGGCTTTTCTTGACGTCACCAATACAGAGCATCTTTTCGGAGGTGCCAGAACGATATCTAAAGAGATAAAAGAGTATGTGGTGAATAACTTTTCAGTCACCTGCTCAATAGGAATTGCTCCCAATAAACTTCTTGCTAAGCTTGCCAGTGGGTTCTCAAAACCTGATGGACTTTCGGAAATCCAACCAGAGAATGTATCACAAACCCTGGAAAATATCCCTGTGCAGGAGCTCTGCGGAATTGGGGAAAAGACCAGAGAAGTATTATCCAGGTTGGGAATAAAGACCTGTGGTGAACTTGGACGGTTTGATGTGAGGAAACTTGAGAAAGGGTTTGGAAAGGGGGGTAGAATTTTTCGTGATATGGGGCTCGGGATTGACAACTCTTCCGTCCATCCCTATTACTATGAGTCTGAAACAAAGTCTTTTGGACATACCATGACATTGCAGGAGGATACAAGAGACTTAAGCTTGATATTGAGACACCTTCTTCAACTGTCAGAACAGGTTGGAAGAAGGCTGAGGAAAGAGAATTATGCTGGGAAGACAATCACAGTTGTGATCCGATATGAAAACTTCGAAACACTTACTAGACAAAAGACATTTGATCTCCATTTCGACGAAGGGCTTCCAATATACAGAGCCGCAAAATCAATCTTCTTGAGGGAGTTTGACAGGAAGAGGCTTCTTCGGCTGATAGGTGTGAGCGTATCAAACTTGGTTAAGGGGAAAAAGCAGGAAGAACTTTTTAAAAAACAAAGAAACGAAACTTTGATAAGAACTCTTGATGATATTAATGATAAGTATGGTGAATTTGCTGTGACAAGAGGCAGCATTCTTTATACTGGTAGAAAGCAAAGCATAGTTCCCTTCGGGCTCATCAAACAAAAAGGAGCTTAG
- a CDS encoding DUF72 domain-containing protein, protein MTRIGTSGYSFSDWKGPIYPKNIKDPSLLPYYEIELGFDTVEINFTYYRLPNARTTEAMAKKVSDKFTFVVRSNKDMTHEIWSDKKRTEIIDNSDVFTQFIEGLRPMTEKNKLSCILLQFPVFFLASSRNEDYILQCKDRLKGVPVVVEFRNKAWIRDRTFDFLKNNELGFCIVDEPPLPRLVPYKPIATSGVAYFRFHGRNKNWFRASREERYNYLYSEEELKKFVPDIEKMARSGLNTLVFFNNCHAGSAARNALMMKKFLGLLDEFSQGQKYAIGEDEREPGMLF, encoded by the coding sequence ATGACAAGAATCGGCACAAGCGGATACTCCTTCTCTGATTGGAAGGGGCCCATTTATCCCAAGAACATCAAAGACCCCAGCCTTCTCCCTTACTATGAGATAGAACTGGGGTTTGACACTGTGGAGATTAACTTCACATATTACAGACTCCCAAATGCCAGGACTACCGAGGCTATGGCGAAAAAGGTCTCGGACAAGTTCACCTTTGTCGTCAGGTCAAACAAGGATATGACTCATGAAATCTGGTCAGACAAGAAAAGAACTGAGATTATCGACAACTCGGACGTCTTCACTCAGTTTATTGAAGGTCTCAGACCCATGACTGAGAAGAATAAGCTCTCATGTATACTCCTTCAGTTTCCTGTCTTTTTCCTCGCGAGTTCCAGGAATGAGGACTACATTCTACAGTGCAAAGACAGATTAAAAGGGGTTCCTGTGGTGGTCGAGTTCAGGAATAAGGCCTGGATCAGGGACAGGACTTTTGATTTTCTCAAAAACAATGAACTCGGGTTCTGTATCGTTGACGAGCCGCCGCTTCCCAGACTTGTTCCCTACAAGCCGATTGCCACGTCCGGTGTTGCCTACTTCAGGTTTCATGGCCGGAACAAGAACTGGTTCAGAGCAAGCCGGGAAGAAAGGTACAATTATCTCTATTCAGAGGAAGAGTTGAAGAAATTTGTCCCGGATATAGAGAAGATGGCCAGGAGCGGCCTTAACACTCTCGTATTCTTCAATAATTGTCATGCAGGATCGGCTGCAAGGAATGCTCTGATGATGAAGAAATTCCTAGGCCTCCTAGACGAGTTCTCTCAGGGTCAGAAGTATGCGATAGGAGAAGATGAGAGGGAGCCCGGAATGCTCTTCTGA